The following are encoded in a window of Manihot esculenta cultivar AM560-2 chromosome 8, M.esculenta_v8, whole genome shotgun sequence genomic DNA:
- the LOC110620070 gene encoding bifunctional TH2 protein, mitochondrial gives MRLRFLPPSPIKTSLFHLLFPPNSLRTNSVNSPRLFSTRRSSLPRMAIPPKLISSSSSSIATSAPGNSLECLASKLWIKFRRESIFAMYTPFVVCLAAGNLKIETFRNYISQDLHFLKAFAHAYELAEECADDDDAKIAITELRKRVLEELKMHNSFAQEWGTIDLSKEGPINSATVKYKDFLLATASGKVEGVKGPGKLATPFERTKVAAYTLGAITPCMRLYAFLAKELQALVDSEDGSHPYKKWIDNYSSDGFQASALQTEDLLDKLSVSLTGEELDIIEKLYHQAMKLEIEFFNVQPLSQPAVVPLTKEHNPVEDRLVIFSDFDLTCTIVDSSAILAEIAIITAPKSDQAQPGNQIARMSSADLRNTWGLLSGQYTEEYEQCIESILPPEKVEFNYEVLCKALEQLSDFESKANARVIESGVLKGLNLEDIKRAGERLIFQDGCTSFFQKIVKNENLNANVHVLSYCWCADLIRSAFSSGGLDALNIHANEFSFEVSFSTGDIIKKVESPIDKVQAFNNILENYGTDRKNLTVYIGDSVGDLLCLLQADIGIVIGSSSSLRRVGSQFGVSFLPLFPGLVKKQKEYIKESSSNWNGQSGILYTVSSWAEIHAFILGW, from the exons ATGCGCCTGCGCTTCCTCCCTCCAAGCCCAATCAAAACCTCACTGTTCCATCTCCTCTTCCCCCCCAACTCGCTCCGAACCAACTCTGTCAACTCGCCCAGACTCTTCTCAACTCGGAGATCGTCACTTCCTAGAATGGCGATCCCTCCTAAGCTGAtatcctcttcctcttcctccatCGCTACTAGTGCTCCAGGAAACAGCCTGGAATGTCTCGCTAGTAAATTGTGGATCAAGTTCCGCCGAGAATCAATTTTCGCTATGTACACTCCCTTCGTTGTTTGCTTAGCGGCTGGAAACCTGAAGATTGAGACTTTTAGGAATTATATCTCTCAAGATTTACACTTTCTTAAAGCCTTTGCCCATGC GTATGAGTTGGCAGAAGAATGTGCTGATGATGATGATGCAAAGATAGCTATCACTGAGTTGAGGAAGAGGGTCTTGGAGGAGCTAAAGATGCACAATTCATTTGCACAG GAATGGGGTACTATAGACCTTTCTAAAGAGGGGCCTATCAACTCTGCAACTGTAAAATACAAAGATTTCTTGTTAGCTACGGCTTCTGGGAAGGTTGAAGGAGTTAAAGGTCCTGGAAAACTTGCAACTCCTTTTGAAAGAACAAAAGTTGCAGCTTATACTCTTGGTGCCATTACACCTTGCATGCGGCTGTATGCTTTTCTAGCTAAGGAGTTGCAAGCACTTGTGGATTCAGAGGATGGTAGTCATCCTTATAAGAAGTGGATTGACAATTACTCATCTGATGGTTTTCAG GCATCAGCTCTGCAAACTGAAGACTTGCTGGATAAACTTAGTGTCTCTTTGACAGGCGAAGAGCTTGACATCATTGAAAAGCTTTATCACCAGGCCATGAAACTTGAAATCGAGTTCTTCAATGTGCAGCCACTTTCTCAGCCCGCTGTGGTTCCTCTAACAAAAGAGCATAACCCTGTAGAAGATCGCCTCGTGATATTTTCTGATTTTGATTTGACATGCACTATTGTTGATTCCTCTGCCATTTTGGCAGAGATTGCAATCATAACAGCACCCAAATCTGATCAGGCTCAACCTGGCAATCAGATTGCTAGGATGTCATCAGCTGATCTGAGGAACACTTGGGGTCTTCTCTCTGGCCAATACACAGAAGAATATGAACAATGTATAGAAAGCATTCTGCCCCCTGAAAAAG TGGAATTCAACTATGAAGTTCTGTGTAAAGCACTTGAGCAACTTTCAGACTTCGAGTCAAAGGCAAATGCTAGAGTGATTGAATCTGGAGTTCTTAAGGGTCTGAATCTTGAAGACATTAAAAGAGCTGGTGAACGACTGATTTTTCAAGATGGTTGCACCAGCTTTTTTCAGAAAATTGTGAAGAACGAAAATTTGAATGCTAATGTACATGTGCTTTCATATTGTTGGTGTGCTGATCTCATCAGATCTGCTTTCTCATCAG GGGGTTTGGATGCTCTGAATATACATGCAAATGAGTTCTCTTTCGAAGTTTCATTTTCCACAGGCGACATTATTAAAAAGGTGGAATCTCCCATAGACAAAGTTCAAGCTTTCAATAACATTTTAGAGAACTATGGCACTGACAGAAAGAACTTGACTGTCTATATTGGAGACTCAGTTGGCGACCTGCTTTGTCTGCTTCAGGCGGATATAGGCATTGTGATTGGGTCTAGCTCAAGCCTAAGGAGAGTGGGAAGTCAGTTTGGTGTGTCGTTTTTACCATTGTTTCCTGGCTTGGTTAAAAAACAGAAAGAGTATATCAAGGAAAGTTCTTCTAATTGGAATGGGCAATCTGGCATCCTGTACACAGTTTCTAGCTGGGCTGAAATACATGCTTTCATTTTGGGGtggtag
- the LOC110620075 gene encoding pentatricopeptide repeat-containing protein At3g49170, chloroplastic-like — MEDRNVVSWTSMVTGFAKHGFAAKALETFHNMLEAGVRPNEITYIAVLSACSHVGLISEGWKHFKSMNMEHGIVPRMEHYACMVDLLGRSGCLEEEMEFINSMPFKADALVLRTFLGVCRVHDNIDLGKHAAKMILEQDPNDPAAHILLSNLYASTGQWDEVAEIRKNMKERNLTKEAGCSWIEVENKVHKFYMGDTSHSEVVEISDELDQLALEIKELGYVPNTDFILHDVEEEQKEQSLFKHSEKIAVAFGFISTSKSKPIRVFKDLRVCGDFHTAFKYFSIFRGRKIVVRDSN; from the coding sequence ATGGAAGATCGTAATGTTGTATCTTGGACTTCAATGGTTACTGGATTTGCAAAACATGGATTTGCTGCAAAGGCTTTAGAGACCTTTCACAATATGCTAGAGGCAGGTGTAAGGCCAAATGAGATCACATATATTGCTGTTTTATCAGCTTGTAGTCATGTGGGTTTGATTTCTGAGGGATGGAAACACTTCAAATCAATGAATATGGAACATGGTATTGTCCCAAGGATGGAGCATTATGCTTGTATGGTTGATTTACTAGGTCGCTCAGGATGTCTTGAAGAAGAAATGGAGTTCATTAACTCAATGCCCTTCAAAGCTGATGCTTTGGTACTCCGAACTTTTCTCGGAGTTTGCCGAGTACATGATAACATAGATCTTGGGAAACATGCTGCTAAGATGATTCTTGAGCAGGATCCAAATGATCCAGCGGCACACATTCTTCTATCAAATTTGTATGCTTCTACTGGTCAATGGGATGAAGTGGCGGAAATTAgaaaaaacatgaaagagagAAATTTGACTAAAGAAGCAGGTTGTAGCTGGATTGAAGTGGAAAATAAAGTGCACAAGTTCTACATGGGTGATACTTCCCACTCCGAAGTTGTAGAGATCTCTGATGAACTGGACCAATTGGCTTTAGAAATAAAGGAATTGGGCTATGTTCCAAATACAGACTTTATTCTTCATGATGTTGAGGAGGAGCAAAAGGAGCAATCTTTGTTCAAACACAGTGAGAAAATAGCTGTTGCATTTGGTTTCATAAGTACATCTAAATCTAAACCAATAAGGGTTTTTAAGGATCTTCGAGTTTGTGGAGATTTTCATACAGCATTCAAATACTTTTCAATCTTCAGAGGAAGAAAAATTGTGGTGAGGGATTCCAATTGA
- the LOC110621604 gene encoding pentatricopeptide repeat-containing protein At3g49170, chloroplastic-like produces MISLSLPFPAKLPVPHVKPSNQPSRQNLPPSSMSVNHCNSRFHSLKDRLARHLHAGHVTARELGLASVNCVGNSLISMYARCGNMENARKAFNILFDENLISYNTIVNAYVNSLNSEEAFKFFNEIEDTGTQVDAFTFASLLSGASSIGTIGKGEQIHACILKSGFKSNLHISNALISMYA; encoded by the exons ATGATAAGCCTCTCTCTTCCATTTCCCGCCAAACTCCCTGTGCCTCATGTGAAACCCAGCAACCAACCTTCGCGCCAAAACCTTCCTCCATCTTCCATGTCCGTCAACCACTGTAACAGCCGCTTCCACTCCCTCAAGGACCGCCTCGCCCGCCACCTCCATGCTGgccatgtaacagcccg CGAATTGGGGCTTGCATCAGTTAATTGTGTGGGGAATTCTCTTATTAGCATGTATGCTCGGTGTGGTAATATGGAAAATGCTAGGAAAGCCTTTAACATTCTATTTGATGAGAATTTGATTTcttataatacaattgtcaaTGCATATGTAAATAGTTTGAATTCTGAGGAagcattcaaattttttaatgaaattgagGATACGGGAACTCAGGTTGATGCCTTTACATTTGCTAGTCTTTTGAGCGGAGCATCTAGCATTGGTACAATTGGTAAGGGTGAGCAAATCCATGCTTGCATACTGAAATCAGGTTTCAAGTCAAATCTTCACATTTCTAATGCTTTGATCTCAATGTACGCTTGA